GGCGGTGATCCACGGCTCGCTCGAATCCTCGGCGACTTCCGACCGCATCGCCGGGTTTCGCCGCCAGCTGCAGGCACTCGGCCGCACCTTGCTCGATATCGATGTGCCGGCGGCACTCGGCGCGGACCATTTGGCGCTGGGCCACGCGGCAACGGCACTGCTGCTGGCGCAGCCTGTGCGGCCCGCCGCGATCTTCTGCGCGTCCGACCTCATTGCGTACGGCACGCATCGTCGTTTGCGCGAAGCTGGCCTGCGCGTGCCGCAGGACATGCTGCTGATCGGCTTCGACGATAATCCGCTCAACGACTGGATCGCGCCCTGGCTCGCCTCGGTGCGCGTGCCCTATGCTGCCTTCGGCCCCGCCATCGTCGCGATGCTGGGCGAAATGTGGCGCGGCGAAAGACCGGCGGCACGCTTGCTCGACTATACGCTCGTGGATCGGCCGCAGGCTTGATTATGGCCGTGTTCGTCGGCACGCTGTAGCGTTCTTGCGAAGGAGAAGCTGGTGCGCGACGAAATACTCGAGATCTGTGCCGAAACGCTGCGCAAGGAAGGCCATGCGGCGGCGACGGGCGCCAAGCTGTTCGAAGACCGCATGCTGGCGGCGGCGGCGGTAGCACTGCTGCGCGATTGCCGTCCCATGCCCGTGATCGTCGAACTCATCGCCGAGCTCGATGCGGTCGCCAAAAAGTAAAGAGCGGCGTTGCGCGCGGGCGTCCGCCCCGATACGGTTTCGCATCGTTCATAAGCTGTACGCCGGAGCCGTCGCCCCATGAAAGAACCTGCCGCCGATTTCGTGTTTTTTCACTCCACGCGCCGGGTCGTGCATGCCAGCGGTGCGCTCGAGCGGCTCGACGGACTCGCCAAGGAATTCGGCTGCGCGCGGCCGGCACTCGTGATCGACGGGTTCTTCGTCGGCGGCCCGATCGAGGCGCGCGCTGTGGCAGCCCTCAAGGCCGGCACTGGCACGGCACCCGTAGTGGCGCCGGTGCCCACGCACGAGCCCACGACCGACACGATCGCGGCGGCGGCGGCCTCCCTTGCGGTGGCTGATCCGGATTTGATCGTCGCGGTCGGCGGCGGCTCGGCCATGGATACGGCCAAAGTCGCCCGCATGCTTCTATCCAATCCGGGGCCGGTCGAAGCGATCTCGGGCTTCGGCAAAAGCTTGCGTCCGCATCGCTCGCTGTTTGTATGCGCACCAACCACGGCCGGGACGGGGTCGGAAGTGTCGGAATCGGCGATCGCGGCCAAGGTCGGTTCGGAGGTAAAGCTCATCTTCCGTTCGCCCGAAATGACGGCCGCCATCGCCTTGCTCGATCCGACGCTGACCGCGAGCTGCCCGGCGGTCGTGACCGCACAATCGGGCTATGATGCGGTCACGCATGCGGTCGAAGCCTACGTCTCGAACGCTTCTTCGCTCATGACCGATCCGTTTGCGCTCGAGGCGATGCGCCTGCTGGCGAAGTGGCTGCCCGTCGCCTATGCCGAGCCCGGCAATATGGTCGCGCGCAGTGCGTGCCTCATCGGCTCGTGCCAAGCCGCGATTGCGTTCAACAGCGCCAATCTGGGCCTCGCCCACGCGTTTGCGGCACCCTTGGGTGCCTTGCACGGGGTGGCGCACGGTCTTGGCAATGCACTCGCATTGCCGGTCGTCACGGCCTTCAACGCGCCGATGCTGGGAGCCAAGGGCGAGGCGATCGCGGCTGCGTTTGGCGCGTCTTCGGCGGCGGCGGCCATGTCGAAGCTGCGCCATACGCTGGGTCTCGATCTGTCGCTCGACCGCTACGTGCCGGACGACGCGGCGCGCGAGAAAGTGGCGCAGGCCGCGATGCGCTCGGGCCAGGTCAAAATGAATCCGCGCCTGGCCACCATCGACCATGCACGCGCAATGCTGGCCGCCATGCGCACGCCCACGGGCGGGGCGGCGCCGGTGTTCGCCGAATGAGCAGCGCACCGTCCTACGGCAGCGGGCGTCTCGCGCAAGGATTGGGCGGGGCGGCCGTTGCGGGCCATCCGATTTCTGCACTTGCCGGCATTGCGGCACTCGAAGCCGGCGGCAACGCGGTCGATGCGTGCCTTGCAATGGCGGCAAGCGATTGGGCCGCGATGCCCGACATGTGCGGACCCGGCGGCGATCTGTTTGCGCTATGGACCGACGCAAACGGCACCGTGCACGCGGTTAACGGGGCGGGGCCTGCACCGGCGGCCTATGTGCATCCCACGTCCGACGCCGAGCGCGCGGGCCTTTGCCTGATCCCAGGTGCACCCGCTGCGTTCGAATATCTTGCGGGCCACGCTGGGCGCTTGGGGCGTGCGGCGGCCTTGGCGCCGGCGGTCGCGTTGGCAACGCGCGGCGTTGCCGTGTCCGCGCGCTTCGATCGCCAACTGCAGGCCCTGCGCGATGGACCCTTGCGCCAAAAGCTTGCGGCGGCCCATGGCGGTGCTTTGCCGAAGCCCGGCGAGCGCTTTGTGCTTCCGGGCCTTGCCGCAAGCCTTGCCGATTGGTCGCAGCGCGGTCCGTCGGCTTCGCTCGCTGCCGCGTGCGCCGATTGGGCCACACAAGGAACACGCGTGACAGCCGACGAGGCATGCGCCTTCAAGGTCGCGGCCGAAACGCCTTTGGCACTGCCTTTTGGCGCCTGGACGATCTACGGCCAGCCGCCGATGAGCCAGAGCGTTGCGACGCTCGCCTCGCTCGGCATTGCGGGTGCCGATACGGTACGCGAAAACGATGCGGCCCATCGCACGCATATGCTGATCGAGGCCTACAAGCGCGCTTTTGCCGAACTCGACGGTCTTGGCGATGGGCATGGCCCAGCCGCGCGCGCAAACGAAATGCTCGCCGCCGCAAACATGCGCGCCAAACGCGAGAGTATCGGCCATCGCGCATCGCAAGGACCCGCCATGGTGCGAAATTACGGCGAGACGACGCAGGTCGCCGCCGTCGATGCGTCGGGTGGGGTTTGTACGCTGATCCATTCGCTTTATCGCCCGTTCGGCGGACGGTGCTTGGCCGCAAACGGGTGGCTCTCGAACGACCGTGGTGCGTCGTTCTCCACGGGTGCGAACGCGCCGGCACCCGGCAAACGGCCGCGCCATACGCTGGTCGGCATTCTGATGCGCCATCCGGAAGACGGCATTTGGGCCTGCGGCACGCCGGGTGCGCAAGCCCAGACCCAGACCAATCTGCAGATCGCCGTCGGCCTCATGCGCGATGCAAGCAACCCCGCTGCGGCGGTTGCGGCCCCGCGCTGGAGCTTTCTGGGCGACGACCAGATCGCGGTCGAAGCCGCGATGCCGCGCGAAACGCTCGACGCGCTCGTGGATAAGGGCCATCGCCTGGCGTTGCGTCCGCCGGCCGATTGGCTAATGGGCTCGATCGGGCTCGCCGGCGTGCGAAACGGCCTCAAGATCGCCGTCGCCGACCATCGGCGCGAGGCGCTTGCGCTCGCCTTCTAGTTAGCCGTCGGCCTGGATCTTCGCGTCGCGCACGACGCCCGACCAGCGCGCAAGTTCGGCACGCACGAACGTCGAGAATGCCGCTGGCCCCATGCGCATCGGCTCGGCCCCTTGTTGCGCGAGGCGTTCGGCGATGGCCGCATCGCCAAGGGCCGCGTCGATCTCGGCTGCGAGCCGGGCCACGATCGGTTCGGGCGTGCGCGCAGGTGCGAAAATGCCGAACCACGCACTTGCCTCGAAGCCGGGCACGGCTTCGGCGACCGTCGCCACGTTCGGCGTTAAAGGCGAGCGCGCGACACTCGCAACCGCGATCGCGCGTACCGCACCCGCTTGGATCTGCGGCATCGCCGTGATCGACAGGTCGAACATCAATTGGCATTCGCCCGCAACGACGGCCGCCAAAGCAGGGGCCGAGCCGCGATAGGGAATGTGCGCAATGTCCGTGCCCGTCGAGAGTTTGAAAAGCTCGCCCGCTAGATGGTTCGACGTGCCATTGCCGGCCGAGGCGTAGTTGAGTTTGCCCGGCTCGCGCTTTGCGAGTGCGACAAGTTCGGCGGGGCTGCGCGCAGCCACGCTCGGATGTGCCACCAAGAAAAACGGCAGCGTGGCGAAGGCCGCAACCGGCGAGAAATCCGCGATCGGATCGTAGCCGACCTTCGGATTGAGCGCCGGATTGATCGCGTGCGAACTTACCGTACCGATCATGATCGTGTAGCCGTCGGCAGCACTTTGCGCGGTTGCCGCCGTGCCGATGG
Above is a genomic segment from Magnetospirillum sp. containing:
- a CDS encoding iron-containing alcohol dehydrogenase, with the translated sequence MKEPAADFVFFHSTRRVVHASGALERLDGLAKEFGCARPALVIDGFFVGGPIEARAVAALKAGTGTAPVVAPVPTHEPTTDTIAAAAASLAVADPDLIVAVGGGSAMDTAKVARMLLSNPGPVEAISGFGKSLRPHRSLFVCAPTTAGTGSEVSESAIAAKVGSEVKLIFRSPEMTAAIALLDPTLTASCPAVVTAQSGYDAVTHAVEAYVSNASSLMTDPFALEAMRLLAKWLPVAYAEPGNMVARSACLIGSCQAAIAFNSANLGLAHAFAAPLGALHGVAHGLGNALALPVVTAFNAPMLGAKGEAIAAAFGASSAAAAMSKLRHTLGLDLSLDRYVPDDAAREKVAQAAMRSGQVKMNPRLATIDHARAMLAAMRTPTGGAAPVFAE
- a CDS encoding gamma-glutamyltransferase, giving the protein MSSAPSYGSGRLAQGLGGAAVAGHPISALAGIAALEAGGNAVDACLAMAASDWAAMPDMCGPGGDLFALWTDANGTVHAVNGAGPAPAAYVHPTSDAERAGLCLIPGAPAAFEYLAGHAGRLGRAAALAPAVALATRGVAVSARFDRQLQALRDGPLRQKLAAAHGGALPKPGERFVLPGLAASLADWSQRGPSASLAAACADWATQGTRVTADEACAFKVAAETPLALPFGAWTIYGQPPMSQSVATLASLGIAGADTVRENDAAHRTHMLIEAYKRAFAELDGLGDGHGPAARANEMLAAANMRAKRESIGHRASQGPAMVRNYGETTQVAAVDASGGVCTLIHSLYRPFGGRCLAANGWLSNDRGASFSTGANAPAPGKRPRHTLVGILMRHPEDGIWACGTPGAQAQTQTNLQIAVGLMRDASNPAAAVAAPRWSFLGDDQIAVEAAMPRETLDALVDKGHRLALRPPADWLMGSIGLAGVRNGLKIAVADHRREALALAF
- a CDS encoding tripartite tricarboxylate transporter substrate binding protein; its protein translation is MLDRRRLLTVAGAALAAPSLGKAQAAWPNKPVRFVVPFPPGGAADLLARSLGQRLGDKLGQSFVIDNRPGAGTAIGTAATAQSAADGYTIMIGTVSSHAINPALNPKVGYDPIADFSPVAAFATLPFFLVAHPSVAARSPAELVALAKREPGKLNYASAGNGTSNHLAGELFKLSTGTDIAHIPYRGSAPALAAVVAGECQLMFDLSITAMPQIQAGAVRAIAVASVARSPLTPNVATVAEAVPGFEASAWFGIFAPARTPEPIVARLAAEIDAALGDAAIAERLAQQGAEPMRMGPAAFSTFVRAELARWSGVVRDAKIQADG